Proteins encoded by one window of Babylonia areolata isolate BAREFJ2019XMU chromosome 8, ASM4173473v1, whole genome shotgun sequence:
- the LOC143285103 gene encoding uncharacterized protein LOC143285103, producing MSTMLLLLRPILFVVVIAVSVQVHPVHSIDLESTPETFVPGVTPNLTLKCTPGDTMGVIANILVFQLSKDGALLATGKPDGFILSESLRKSKYSGSNQIDVNNLANSFLLFNIQFPEAEDEGEYMCHMNYEDKDGFFQNAEVTFDLVQNATNDDNLQSQLKQVNQLVENLRARIGTLETQVFELASVNSNQSRVIADLASVSSNRIAFFATLEKQTVIGTDDVIVFDHVLFNNGSAFNATTGAFLAPRTGFYMLSLVCEVQTTVPLRMELLLTVNGATAMKLFVAGEMASHGGQQSGSLVYWLSAGSEVKVVVGNIQTQPAEAAPVSLLSENLSYFSGYLLG from the exons atgtcgacgatgctgctgctgctgcgcccCATTCTCTTCGTGGTTGTGATTGCAGTCTCTGTCCAAGTACACCCAG tccACTCCATTGACCTTGAGTCTACCCCGGAGACGTTCGTCCCCGGCGTGACCCCAAACCTGACCTTGAAGTGCACCCCGGGTGACACCATGGGCGTCATCGCCAACATCCTCGTCTTCCAGCTCTCCAAGGACGGAGCACTGCTTGCCACGGGCAAACCTGATGGCTTCATCCTCA GTGAGTCGTTGAGAAAGAGCAAATACTCAGGCTCGAACCAGATCGATGTGAACAACCTGGCCAACTCCTTCCTGCTCTTCAACATCCAGTTCCCAGAGGCAGAGGACGAAGGGGAGTACATGTGTCACATGAACTACGAGGACAAGGACGGCTTCTTTCAGAATGCCGAGGTCACCTTCGACTTGGTGCAAaatg CCACAAATGACGACAACCTCCAGAGCCAGCTGAAGCAAGTGAACCAGCTGGTGGAGAACCTCAGGGCCAGGATCGGAACCCTGGAGACTCAGGTCTTCGAGCTGGCCAGCGTCAACAGCAACCAGTCCCGCGTCATCGCGGACctcgcctctgtgt cCTCCAACCGCATCGCCTTCTTCGCCACTCTGGAGAAGCAGACCGTCATCGGCACGGACGACGTCATCGTCTTCGACCACGTGCTCTTCAACAACGGCAGCGCCTTCAACGCCACCACGGGGGCCTTCCTAGCGCCCAGGACCGGCTTCTACATGCTGAGCCTGGTGTGCGAGGTGCAGACCACCGTGCCCCTGCGCATGGAGCTTCTGCTGACCGTCAACGGGGCGACGGCCATGAAGCTCTTCGTGGCCGGCGAGATGGCCTCCCACGGCGGCCAGCAGTCCGGTAGCCTCGTCTACTGGCTGAGCGCCGGCTCAGAGGTCAAGGTCGTGGTGGGCAACATCCAGACGCAGCCGGCCGAAGCTGCTCCGGTGTCGCTCCTGAGCGAGAATCTCAGCTACTTTTCCGGGTACTTACTGGGTTGA